From the Oceanobacillus kimchii X50 genome, the window GAAACAAGTAGAGACATTAAATTATATAAATGAATTAGTGACAGAATTTGAGCTGTAATAGTTGCATAGAGATATATTAACGACTTTTACTAAAATGTTAGCGCTTTCTATTGAAAATTAAATTCATATAATTTATAATTATTCTAAAATAACCGAAAAAAAAGAACTTACGATAGCGTAATTCTATTTTTTTACCCATAAATGAATGAATATTCATTCATAATAGGAAGGAGAGATAAGATTGAATATTACAGATAAGTTGGCACTAACTGCTAGGGAAAATCCAACAAAAACTGCATATATTTTTGCAGATAAGAAAACAACCTATGGTGAGTTAGAGGGCATGGTTCAAAAGTTTGCAGATGGTCTCCAAAAATTAGGATTCAGACAAGGCGATCATATCGCATTAGTATTAGGGAATAGTCCATATTACGTCATAGGATTGCATGGGGCATTGAGATTAGGATTAACTGTAATTCCAATGAATCCTTTATATACACCTAGTGAAATGGCTTATATGTTAAAAGATGGTGATGTAAAAGGAATTATTACAATGGATATTCTTATGGATAAATTTATTCCAATTGTTGATGATCTATCTACTCTAGAATATATTGTTAATTGTGAAAGTGGAAAAGAAGTTCCAGGATCTATTAAAAAAGAACAATTACCAACAAGTATATTACGTTTTCAAGAAGTAATTGCTAATGGTCAATTGCCTTTCACTGGTCCAAAATTAGTTGAAGAGGATTTAGCTGTTATCTTGTATACCTCAGGTACAACCGGAAAACCAAAAGGGGCAATGCTTACGCATAAAAACCTATACTCTAACGCACAAGATGTCGCTAATTATTTACATATTAGTCAAGATGACCGGGTAATTGCTGCCTTGCCAATGTTTCATGTTTTTTGCTTGACTGTATCATTAAATGCACCGCTGTTAAATGGAGGGACAATCATTATTTTACCTCAGTTCTCGCCAACAGAAGTATTCCGTGTAGCTAGTGACTATCAAGCAACAGTATTTGCAGGCGTTCCAACGATGTATAATTATTTACTACAAAGTGCAAAAGATAATGTGGATAGTTTTTCCTCTTTACGTTTATGTATTTCTGGAGGTGCAGCTATGCCGGTATCTTTACTAGAATCATTTGAGCAAGCTTTTAATGTAAAGGTTTCTGAAGGCTATGGGTTATCTGAAGCTGCTCCTGTAACGTGTTTTAATCCTTTAGATCGTCCGAGAAAAGCAGGTTCAATCGGCCAAAATATTGTAAATGTTATAAATAAAGTGGTTGATGAAACGGGTAATGAATTACCACCAGGTGAAGTAGGTGAATTAGTAGTTCAAGGGCCAAATGTGATGAAAGGTTATTATAAAATGGTAGACGAAACAGCTGCAACAATACGTGATGGTTGGCTCTATACAGGAGATATGGCAAGAATGGATGAAGACGGATATTTTTATATTGTTGATCGTAAAAAAGATATGATTTTAGTTGGTGGTTATAATGTTTATCCTAGGGAAGTAGAAGAAGTCTTTTATTCTAATCCTTCTGTTGTGGAAGTTGCTGTCATTGGAGTTCCAGACCCTCAAACAGGTGAGGCAGTTATTGCGTATGTTGTTGTTGATAATCCGGATGTGAAAGAAATAGATTTAATTGAGTTTAGTAAACAACATTTAGCCAAATATAAAGTTCCTCAATCGATTTATTTTCTTGATGAGCTTCCGAAAAATACGACAGGGAAAATTTTACGAAAGAGTCTTAAAGAACAAGTTACAAATTCATAGTATGGTTCCTAACGAAGTTGAAATTGTCGTTTATTATCAACTTCGTTTCTTTTTTTAACTATTTATTCAAAAAATTATGTAAAAATATATCATTTTAACTAATAATATGTTATATTAGGTATTAAGTCACACTAATTGGTAAAGGAGGTAAACAATGAAAAAGGAATTTTTAGAAATAACGCCATTTACGTTGGCGATTGTATCAGAGCAAGATGAAAATGGAAGGTACATTGCGAAAGTATTGGAAGAGGAAACGGAATATGTTTTGGAAGCGAAACCTACCAATGTCATTGATTATGCTTGCAAGTATTTTGGTGCTAGCTTGAAAGGACGTCAGGAGGGGACTAGAGAAATTAGCGGAATAACACATAAAGCACCAATTACAATTGATCCAGCAAGTGGAATGTATTTCTTTCCAACTAAGTCTCCTAGTAATGCGAACTGTTCTTGGATTGCACATAGTCATATTAAAGAAGTACGTAGAGGAGATGAAGGGACTACCAGTGTATTGTTTAAAAATGGCTCAAAAATTTCACTTGATATCTCCCATGGTTCTTTAATCAATCAACTACAACGTACTGCTCAAATAAGATTTCTTTTAGACGATCGAATTAAACGTTGGAGGAAGCCTCCTCGTTCTGAAGACGATAAAGACTCTTAAACATCAACTCCTTTAGCACTTTTTCAACTTTTTTACGAATAGCTGGGTTGAAATAACTTTTCTTTTCTTCTTTTCCTTGGCATATAAATAAAAAGTTTGAAAAAGAATCATCTTTTGTTAGTGGAAGAACCGATAATTGATTTATTCTCATTCTGCGAATGATCTGTTTACGTTCTCGGACAGCTTCCCTCTCCATTTCTGATAACATCTGAAGATATATCTCCTTGATTTTATATGGTCCTTCATCATGATATTTTATATCTTGACGAATTATAATAATCGCCATGGATATAAATAAATACCTTGAAGCTATTTTAGTATTTTCCTCATTGATATAACGCATGCACTCACACCTCTTATACAGATCGTATGTTCGTATATTTTATTATATGTTATAGATGAAAAAATATCTACCAATTAGAGTGACGATTCATTATTGGAATTAATTAGCTTTTTCTTTTAAAATACAATCTAATACCATATAATAATTTTAAAAGAATGTTGTCTAATGATAGGAGCTTACGTGGATGTATGTCATGAGTGTTTCTCTATCGAATTGGAGAAGTTTTATTAGAGAAGAAGGTTGGGAAGAATTTATTTCCCAGCTCCTAAATCAGTATGAAGGACTAGGACCGTTACCAGGGATTTTATTACCGTTCCTAGAAGCTTTCTTACCTTTTTTACCGTTAATCGTATTTGTTCTTGGTAATGCTGCTGCTTATGGATTATTTCAAGGCTTTCTGTATTCATGGATTGGCGCAACTGTTGGAGCAGTTGTTGTATTTTTACTTATAAGAAAGCTCTCTAATACACGTTTACTACAAAAAATTAGAAAGAATAATCAAGTGAAAAAAATTACTCAATGGGTAGATAGACATGGATTTGGTCCGCTATTTATATTGCTGTGTTTCCCTTTTTCTCCTTCGTCCATAATTAATGTTGTGGCAGGATTGTCGAAGATTAACATATATCAATTTATATTAGCTGTCTGCTTAGGTAAAACGGTAATGATATTCTCCATTTCATATGTCGGCTCGAGTATAATGGAATTTGCTCAAAATCCAGTAAGAACAATAATTGTAGGTATAGGCATAGTGATTTTTTGGATGTTTGGTAAATACTTAGAAAAACGATTGCAAAAAAAATCAGCTAAAAATAATATGTGAATCACGAAAAGGGTTAAAAACTTCCTTCAAGGGTATTATGTATAATAATTACTCGATGAAGGATGAAACAACGTGAAAAAATTCAATATTCGAAGAGTATTGTTACTTTTACTTCTCTTGATTGGGATTGCAGTTATTTTAAGAACAACTCTATTTGCCAATTATGTTGTAGATGGGAAGTCGATGGAACCTACACTATTTGACGGAAATTTATTGATGGTGAATAAATTTGTATATGAATTATCGGATGTAAATCGATTTGATGTTATTGTTTTTCGGGCTTCTAAAGAGGAAGACTATGTTAAACGTGTTATTGGAATACCTGGAGATAGGGTGGAGTATAAACATGATAAGCTTTATATTAATGGAGAATTTATTGAAGAAAGATTTTTAGAATCTTATAAGGAAGCAAGTTCGGTTGAAAAATTTACCAATGATTTTACGCTCCAACAAATTACTGGAGAAATTGAAGTTCCTAAGGGGAATTTATTTGTACTAGGAGACAATCGACAAGATAGCCTAGATAGTCGATCGTTCGGATTTATATCCAATGATCAAATTGTAGGAAAGGTTGATATAACGTATTGGCCATTGACAGAGAAAGTAAATAAATAATAAAAAGTTTTTCGATTAGGACCGAGCTTCTATCTTTGATAAAATAGATAGGAGCTCTATTTTAGTTATGGAAATTTAGGAGGGTTAATATATGGGAATGCGGTTCATACTAGGACGTTCTGGGACAAATAAAAGTGAGGTAATTTTAAAGGAAATAAAACAAAAAATTTCTACCAAACCCATAGGACCTTCTATATTTTACATTGTTCCAGATCAAATGACATTTCAACAAGAAGTTGCTCTATTTAGTGATTCTGAAACAAACGGTAGTATTCGAGCACAAGTTGTTAGTTTTTCACGCTTAGCCTGGAGAGTATTACAGGAAACCGGCGGAGGTACAAAACAGTTTATAAGCTCCGTGGGTATTCAAATGATGCTAAGGAAGATTATTGAAGAGAAGCAAGGGGACTGGAATGCTTTTCAAAAAGCTCTAAAAAAACAGGGATTTCTTGGTCAACTAGAGACGATGTTAACTGAATTAAAACGCTATGAAATAACACCAGATGATCTACGGATGCAACAATCTCATTTCACACAGTTTGTGCATCAGTCACCATCTGAGCAGGGTCTCACGCGTAAACTTAGTGATTTAATTTATATTTATGAAACGTTTATATATTCCTTACAGGGCACATATGTAGATAGTGAAGATCAACTACAGTTGTTAATTCAACAAATTAAACAATCTTCTATATTAAATAATGCGGATATTTACATAGATGGTTTTCATAGTTTCACACCTCAGGAACAATCAGTACTTACAGAGTTAATGAAAACGAGCAATTCTATCACAGTTGCTTTAACATTAGATGATCGGGAGAAAGAGGATACAACTGAGCTAGATTTATTTTACCAACCAAGCCAAACGTATCATGTATTGAAACAATTAGCATGGGATACAGGGATTCCGGTAGAAGATCCGATCATATTAGATTCTTTGAAAGGGAATTTTCAAAATCGACCTTACTTTGCTCATATGGAAAAATATTTTGATTCTAGACCAGCACCAGCGTATGAAGGCGAAGTCCCGATTGAAATATTTGAAGCTGTCCATCCACGCGCAGAAGTAGAAGGGGTAGCCCAGCAAGTACTGGAATTAATTAGAGATAAAGGATACCGCTATAGAGACATTGCATTGTTAATACGACAACCAGAAGTTTATCATAATTTAATTGAAACTATTTTCAATGATTATGAACTTCCTGTATTTATTGACGAGAAACGTCCAATGCTTCATCATCCATTAATCGAATTAATTCGTTCCATATTAGAGGTTGTACAAGGAAATTGGAGAAATGATGCCATTTTTCGGGTTTTAAAAACAGGACTTATACCAGCTACAGATGAAGAATTTCCTCTAACTATGGACAGTATCGATCAATTAGAGAATTATGTTATTGAGTTTGGGATTCGATCTAGACATCAGTGGATTGGTGAAAAAATATGGAAATACCAGCGTTTTCGAGGATTTGATAGTTCTGCTCAAACAGATAGAGAAAGAGAATTACAAGAAAGTATGAATCGATATCGAGATCAAGTTATATCTGCTATTGCAACAGTTGATGAACAATTAAGGGCAGCAACCACTGTTAAAGATCTTTGTATAGCCGTGTATCAGTGGTTAGAAGAACTGAAAATTCCTGATCAACTAGAAGTAACCAGAAATTATTATGATGATCAAGGGTTACCTGAAAAAGGTAGGGAACAAGAACAAGTATGGGACGCTGTTATTCAACTATTAGATGAAATGGTAGAAATTGCAGGTGAAGAGAAGATGGACTTATCTGTTTTCCAAGTTGCTTTGGATGCAGGTATTGAAACGCTGCAATTTTCCCACGTACCCCCGAGTATGGATCATATTATTGTAGGGACAATCGATCGATCCCGAATGAGTAATATTCGTTGTGCTTTTCTATTAGGAGTAAATGAGGGTGTTTGGCCAATGAAACCAACATCTGATGGAATGATTGATGAAGCAGAGCGTTTATTACTTGAACAAAATGGATTGAAGTTAGCTGATACAAGTGAACGCCAATTATTAGATGATTGGTTTTATATGTACTTAGCTTTTACTGTTGCGAAAGACAGACTGAAAATTAGTTATTTACTAAGTGATGAAGAAGGGAAAGCAAAAATGCCTTCTCAATTGATTCATCGAATAGAAGAGCTATTCCCTGCAACCAAAAATCATATATTATTACAGGATCCAGAAGATGAATCGAATACAAGAAGGTTTGTATCCACTGAGTTGAAATCAAGGTCAGCATTAACCGCACAGTTAGCGAAGTTTCGAAAAGGATATCCGATTGATCCAATTTGGTGGGAAGTATATCAATGGTATGTAGAACATCATCCAAAAGGTGGAACAACACATCGAGTATTACAAGGACTCTACTATGAAAATAAACCTGAATCACTACAACGAGATACAGTTGAACAACTATATCCGAAGCGCATTCAAGCGAGTGTAAGTAGAATAGAAACATATTACAGATGCTCTTATCAACATTTTGCTAAATATAGCTTGAATTTAGAGGAGAGAAGGACGTACAAATTAGATGCTCCAGATATTGGACAACTGTTTCATGAGGCACTTAAGAAAATAACAGAATGGATTCATGCTGAGGGAAATGATTTTGCTACATTGACAAAAAGTCAATCGTCTAAATATGCAAACCGTGCTGTAACTGAGTTATCTCCTGTGCTCCAACATCAAATATTGCATAGTTCCAATCGCTATGCGTATATTCAGAAGAAACTAGAAGAAGTCATTGCTCGAGCAGCATTTGTATTAGGTGAGCAAGCAAGATTAAGCCATTTTTCTCCAGTTGGATTGGAATTAGGATTTGGTGATGGCAATAATCAAATTCCTTCACTATCTATGCAATTAGAGAATGGTTATGAACTTGTATTACGAGGGAGAATTGATCGGGTAGACAAAGCCGAACTCGAAAACAATTTATATTTACGGATTATTGATTATAAATCAAGCTCTAAAGGATTGGACTTAACGGAAGTATACTACGGTATTGCATTACAAATGCTCGCTTACTTAGATGTTGTATTAACTCATTCGGAGAAATGGTTAGGCCAACAGGCAGACCCAGCTGGAGTATTATATTTCCATGTTCACAATCCAATGATCTCTGCTAAAGGTAGTATGACAGAAGCTGATATTGAAGAAGAATTATTTAAACAATATAAAATGCAAGGCTTACTTTTATCCAATGAAGAGATAGTGAAGATGATGGATTCATCATTAGAAACAGGTTCCAGTCAAATTATCCCGGCAGCATTAAAGAAAAATGGAGGATTCTATAGTTACTCTAAGATTGCAGATCAATCCACTTTTGAGACATTGCAAAAACACATTCATCAGTTGTTGAAATCGGCTGGAATCGATTTAACCAATGGTTTTGTTGATGTAAATCCTTATCAACATAAGCAACAGAAGGCATGCACCTATTGTCCATTTCATTCTGTGTGCCAATTTGATCCAGTATTAGAAGAAAATAATTATCGTAAGTTTGCGGATATAAAAGAGAATGATTTACTGCAATTGTTTGAGAGAGAGGGTGAAAATAATGGTTAATTGGACTAAAGAACAAGAAGAAGCAATATATACAAGTGGTTCGGATATACTAGTTGCTGCTGCAGCTGGATCTGGTAAGACAGCTGTATTGGTAGAACGAATTATACAAAAATTGTTAGCAGAGCATAATCCTACAAATATCGATTCATTATTAGTAGTTACCTTTACCAACGCTGCAGCTCAAGAAATGAGAAACCGAGTTGGAGCAGCTTTAGAACAAGCCTTGGCTGCAAACCCAAGCTCTATTCACTTGAAAAAGCAGTTGTCTTTACTGCAACGAGCATCTATTTCGACGCTTCATTCTTTCTGTCTGGATATTGTAAAGAAGAATGCATATATACTTGATATTGACCCTTCATTTAGAATTGCAGATGATATGGAAATGGATTTATTGAAACAAGAAGTGCTCGATGATTTATTAGAGGGGTGGTATGGAGATTCTAATCCAAATCAAGACGGTTTCTTTGAGGTTGTCAATCGATTTACTAGTGATCGTTCTGATCTAGAGATGGAAGAATTAATTCGAAGTTTGCATACATTTGCAATGCAAAGTCCATGGCCAAACCAATGGTTAGATAGGCTTGTACAAACTTATAATATACCAGAAGAATGGAAAGATGAAGAGTTACCATGGATGAATGTATTAAGAGAAGAAGTGTCACGACAATTGGATGCCGTTAGTCAAGAAATTGATATCGCTTATTCCATAACCCAAGAAGCAGATGGACCTTATCATTATGCTAAAACAATTGAAGAGGAGAAGGCTATCATCCAAGATGCATTGAAAAATATTGAATCCTGGAAGTATCTTCAACAATCTATGTTACAAGTAAAATTCGGTAAATTGTCCGGGAAAAAAATAGACTGTGATGAAGAGAAGAAAACAAAAGTAAAAAAATTACGTGATAGTTATAAGAAGCGATTCCAAAAAATGCAAGAAGTATGGTTTGCTAGAAATTTAGATGCACATGTAAATGATATGAGAGAGCTTGCACCGGTGATTAAGCATCTTGTCGAATTAGTAAAACATTTTCAGGATTCCTTTGCAAAAGTCAAGAAAGAAAAAGCAGTTGTTGATTTTTCAGATTTAGAACATTATTGTTTACAAATATTAATCGATGAATCATCAACCGAGGCCAAAGTGATTCCTTCAACTGTTGCGATGCAGTTACAGATGCAATTCACAGAAATACTTGTTGATGAATATCAAGATACAAATATGGTACAAGAAACAATACTACAATTAATTAGTGATCGTCAGGATAAAGGGAATATGTTTATGGTTGGCGATGTGAAACAAAGCATCTATCGTTTCCGTCATGCAGAACCATCATTATTTATAGATAAGTACAAACGTTTTTCTAAATCGGATGATCCATCGATTCGAATAGATTTAGCGAGAAATTTTCGTAGTAGAGAAAATGTACTCTTAGGTGCTAATTATATCTTTCGTCAATTATTTGATGAAGATCTTGGAGAAATTAGCTATGATGATGCAGCTGAACTTATATACGGAAATAAAATGTATGACGACTATCCATTAGAAGCAAAACCTGAACTACTACTTATTGATAGCAATAGTGAAGAGATGGAACAATCCAACAATGAAGAGGCGGTAGAAGATTTAGAGAAAGCTCAAATTGAAGCCCGTGCTTATGCAAAACAGATTAAAAATTGGATAGGTACATCTGAAGATGAATCGCCAATGCAAGTAGTAGATAAAGCAACAGGGAAACAAAGGGATTTACAATATAAGGATATCGTTATATTAATGCGATCCATGACATGGGCATCAACAATTGTTGATGAGTTGCAACAGCAGGGAATACCAACATATGCAGATATATCCACGGGTTACTTTGAAGCGATTGAAATCAAAGTAATGTTAAGTTTTCTAAAAGTTATAGATAACCCAAGACAAGATATTCCATTAGCTTCTATACTTCGTTCACCAATTATTGGGCTAGAAGAAGATCAACTTGCTTCCATTCGGCTAGCAGATCGAAAAGCAAGTTTTTATGAAGCTGTTCAACGCTATATGCAAAATGAAGAAGAGAATAATGACACTGTGAAGTCATTAACTCGTTTTATGGAAATGTTAAACGATTTTCGTCAGTCTGCCCGACAAGGTTCATTATCAGAATTAATTTGGGATATTTACCGGAAGACTGGTTATTATGATTTTGTTGGCGCTATTCCGGGTGGAAAACAACGCCAAGCCAACTTACGAGCTTTATATGATCGAGCTCGAGGTTACGAAGCAACATCTTTCCGTGGTTTATATCGCTTTTTACGGTTCATAGAACGAATGGAAGAAAGAGGGAAGGACTTAGGAGCTGCTCGTGCCTTAAGTGAGCAGGAAGATGTTGTACGGATTATGACCATTCATAAAAGTAAAGGATTGGAATTTCCAATAGTGATTCTCGGAGGAATGAATAAGGAATTTAATCAACGGGATTTGTCAGAGAAATATCTTCTTCATAAAGATTTAGGATTTGCCAGTAAATACATTGATCCTGTTAAACGAATTCAATATCCTACCCTGTATTATCATGCCGTTAGACAAGCTAAATTTCGTGATTTGTTATCTGAAGAAATACGTGTATTATATGTTGCATTAACACGTGCAAAAGAAAAACTATTGATGGTAGGAACGGTTCCTTCTCTAGACAAAAAACTTGAAAAATGGCAAAGGATTGCTGATCATCCAAGTTGGGTGTTACCAGCATATTTTCGTATGGAATCGAAAACGTATCTTGACTGGGTAGGACCTGCATTATTAAGGCATGTTGGATCTGAAAAACTTCGGACTGAAAATATAGGAAATCAAGTATTGGAATCAATTAATCAGGATCCATCGGATTGGCAAATTACAACAAATCATGCATTAGATTATATTGACATGAAAGAGTCTTCTGTGGATGACGAGGACAATTTGAAAGAAAAAGTATTTAATTGGGAA encodes:
- a CDS encoding fatty acid--CoA ligase family protein — translated: MNITDKLALTARENPTKTAYIFADKKTTYGELEGMVQKFADGLQKLGFRQGDHIALVLGNSPYYVIGLHGALRLGLTVIPMNPLYTPSEMAYMLKDGDVKGIITMDILMDKFIPIVDDLSTLEYIVNCESGKEVPGSIKKEQLPTSILRFQEVIANGQLPFTGPKLVEEDLAVILYTSGTTGKPKGAMLTHKNLYSNAQDVANYLHISQDDRVIAALPMFHVFCLTVSLNAPLLNGGTIIILPQFSPTEVFRVASDYQATVFAGVPTMYNYLLQSAKDNVDSFSSLRLCISGGAAMPVSLLESFEQAFNVKVSEGYGLSEAAPVTCFNPLDRPRKAGSIGQNIVNVINKVVDETGNELPPGEVGELVVQGPNVMKGYYKMVDETAATIRDGWLYTGDMARMDEDGYFYIVDRKKDMILVGGYNVYPREVEEVFYSNPSVVEVAVIGVPDPQTGEAVIAYVVVDNPDVKEIDLIEFSKQHLAKYKVPQSIYFLDELPKNTTGKILRKSLKEQVTNS
- a CDS encoding competence protein ComK translates to MKKEFLEITPFTLAIVSEQDENGRYIAKVLEEETEYVLEAKPTNVIDYACKYFGASLKGRQEGTREISGITHKAPITIDPASGMYFFPTKSPSNANCSWIAHSHIKEVRRGDEGTTSVLFKNGSKISLDISHGSLINQLQRTAQIRFLLDDRIKRWRKPPRSEDDKDS
- a CDS encoding TVP38/TMEM64 family protein — its product is MYVMSVSLSNWRSFIREEGWEEFISQLLNQYEGLGPLPGILLPFLEAFLPFLPLIVFVLGNAAAYGLFQGFLYSWIGATVGAVVVFLLIRKLSNTRLLQKIRKNNQVKKITQWVDRHGFGPLFILLCFPFSPSSIINVVAGLSKINIYQFILAVCLGKTVMIFSISYVGSSIMEFAQNPVRTIIVGIGIVIFWMFGKYLEKRLQKKSAKNNM
- the lepB gene encoding signal peptidase I → MKKFNIRRVLLLLLLLIGIAVILRTTLFANYVVDGKSMEPTLFDGNLLMVNKFVYELSDVNRFDVIVFRASKEEDYVKRVIGIPGDRVEYKHDKLYINGEFIEERFLESYKEASSVEKFTNDFTLQQITGEIEVPKGNLFVLGDNRQDSLDSRSFGFISNDQIVGKVDITYWPLTEKVNK
- the addB gene encoding helicase-exonuclease AddAB subunit AddB, with the protein product MGMRFILGRSGTNKSEVILKEIKQKISTKPIGPSIFYIVPDQMTFQQEVALFSDSETNGSIRAQVVSFSRLAWRVLQETGGGTKQFISSVGIQMMLRKIIEEKQGDWNAFQKALKKQGFLGQLETMLTELKRYEITPDDLRMQQSHFTQFVHQSPSEQGLTRKLSDLIYIYETFIYSLQGTYVDSEDQLQLLIQQIKQSSILNNADIYIDGFHSFTPQEQSVLTELMKTSNSITVALTLDDREKEDTTELDLFYQPSQTYHVLKQLAWDTGIPVEDPIILDSLKGNFQNRPYFAHMEKYFDSRPAPAYEGEVPIEIFEAVHPRAEVEGVAQQVLELIRDKGYRYRDIALLIRQPEVYHNLIETIFNDYELPVFIDEKRPMLHHPLIELIRSILEVVQGNWRNDAIFRVLKTGLIPATDEEFPLTMDSIDQLENYVIEFGIRSRHQWIGEKIWKYQRFRGFDSSAQTDRERELQESMNRYRDQVISAIATVDEQLRAATTVKDLCIAVYQWLEELKIPDQLEVTRNYYDDQGLPEKGREQEQVWDAVIQLLDEMVEIAGEEKMDLSVFQVALDAGIETLQFSHVPPSMDHIIVGTIDRSRMSNIRCAFLLGVNEGVWPMKPTSDGMIDEAERLLLEQNGLKLADTSERQLLDDWFYMYLAFTVAKDRLKISYLLSDEEGKAKMPSQLIHRIEELFPATKNHILLQDPEDESNTRRFVSTELKSRSALTAQLAKFRKGYPIDPIWWEVYQWYVEHHPKGGTTHRVLQGLYYENKPESLQRDTVEQLYPKRIQASVSRIETYYRCSYQHFAKYSLNLEERRTYKLDAPDIGQLFHEALKKITEWIHAEGNDFATLTKSQSSKYANRAVTELSPVLQHQILHSSNRYAYIQKKLEEVIARAAFVLGEQARLSHFSPVGLELGFGDGNNQIPSLSMQLENGYELVLRGRIDRVDKAELENNLYLRIIDYKSSSKGLDLTEVYYGIALQMLAYLDVVLTHSEKWLGQQADPAGVLYFHVHNPMISAKGSMTEADIEEELFKQYKMQGLLLSNEEIVKMMDSSLETGSSQIIPAALKKNGGFYSYSKIADQSTFETLQKHIHQLLKSAGIDLTNGFVDVNPYQHKQQKACTYCPFHSVCQFDPVLEENNYRKFADIKENDLLQLFEREGENNG
- the addA gene encoding helicase-exonuclease AddAB subunit AddA, which encodes MVNWTKEQEEAIYTSGSDILVAAAAGSGKTAVLVERIIQKLLAEHNPTNIDSLLVVTFTNAAAQEMRNRVGAALEQALAANPSSIHLKKQLSLLQRASISTLHSFCLDIVKKNAYILDIDPSFRIADDMEMDLLKQEVLDDLLEGWYGDSNPNQDGFFEVVNRFTSDRSDLEMEELIRSLHTFAMQSPWPNQWLDRLVQTYNIPEEWKDEELPWMNVLREEVSRQLDAVSQEIDIAYSITQEADGPYHYAKTIEEEKAIIQDALKNIESWKYLQQSMLQVKFGKLSGKKIDCDEEKKTKVKKLRDSYKKRFQKMQEVWFARNLDAHVNDMRELAPVIKHLVELVKHFQDSFAKVKKEKAVVDFSDLEHYCLQILIDESSTEAKVIPSTVAMQLQMQFTEILVDEYQDTNMVQETILQLISDRQDKGNMFMVGDVKQSIYRFRHAEPSLFIDKYKRFSKSDDPSIRIDLARNFRSRENVLLGANYIFRQLFDEDLGEISYDDAAELIYGNKMYDDYPLEAKPELLLIDSNSEEMEQSNNEEAVEDLEKAQIEARAYAKQIKNWIGTSEDESPMQVVDKATGKQRDLQYKDIVILMRSMTWASTIVDELQQQGIPTYADISTGYFEAIEIKVMLSFLKVIDNPRQDIPLASILRSPIIGLEEDQLASIRLADRKASFYEAVQRYMQNEEENNDTVKSLTRFMEMLNDFRQSARQGSLSELIWDIYRKTGYYDFVGAIPGGKQRQANLRALYDRARGYEATSFRGLYRFLRFIERMEERGKDLGAARALSEQEDVVRIMTIHKSKGLEFPIVILGGMNKEFNQRDLSEKYLLHKDLGFASKYIDPVKRIQYPTLYYHAVRQAKFRDLLSEEIRVLYVALTRAKEKLLMVGTVPSLDKKLEKWQRIADHPSWVLPAYFRMESKTYLDWVGPALLRHVGSEKLRTENIGNQVLESINQDPSDWQITTNHALDYIDMKESSVDDEDNLKEKVFNWESLDTEQENLKDDVEARLSYEYAYKQATVFRAKQSVTELKRQQEVKDDYSDQQILPPSQGPIGKRPNFLQKKMKLSPAEKGTALHTVMQHLPMTHVLSEMEIEENIEKMVQEEKLTRMEADSVNIRAIERFYHTEIASKIMDGNDMHREVPFSIMLPANEVYANWKDQSNEKVLIQGVIDCLLPTDTGWIILDYKTDFIEDNPTPQKVQELTHRYQTQMTLYRRAIEQIWKQPVEQTYLYFFSQQLLIEVPYRD